A window of Castanea sativa cultivar Marrone di Chiusa Pesio chromosome 8, ASM4071231v1 genomic DNA:
TCACACTGGATATCATGGGTAGTATTGACTATTGAAAATCTTAAGGTACTAGTGGTATGTGAATAAGTTGCCAATACTTCTTAAGGTGATTGGCATTTTCAatatgataaattgataatacATTAATATCAATTAACTTTAcataaaaatgtcatttttatgGGGTCCATCGAATATATATGGTATGGTTAGCCATTTCCATTTTATGAGTTATATTTTTATACCCATTTCATTTTGAAAGGGATGTAAATTTAACTTTTGAACAAATttcatccccccccccccaaaaaaaaccttaaaaaaaaaaattttaacttcaaATTTAACCAAATATATTACAATAAGAAAATTATGGGGCCTTGGCCTCGAAATGGTTTAGTTCCAGCATATATGCCAGTTGGAAAACCTCTTGATGTTGTTAAACTAGTAGAAATGTTATTGACCTTTGAGGCTGTTTTTGGCAACCATGATGCCTTTTTGAGAACACGTATAATATAATTCCTTTTCAATCCATATTAGTAACATTTTACTCAAAATTGAGTAGTAGAATGgataaaaacaattttgtttttttgctactatttgTTTTTTCCAATAATCATACACGCATATACAATCTCAAAAGTTGTGATGACAAACTTGTAAAAtgataaagaattttttttttaccttcttcAATGATCATTTACTTAACCAAAGAAAGGGAGTGCCATGTGATTTTAATAAGGTAAAATCAATTATTTAGGATCGAAATTCCATTTGCTAGCAAGAATGGAGAGTTAAACTAGAGAACATGattattgtatattttatatatagcttATAAACagtataatttataataaaaaatagtttttttttataaattaaataattagatAGTTTGTGGCAGGGGAAACTTAACAGAGCACAATTCCATTAGACACACTAGGAGGAAATACTGATTGAATTAAAATACTTTTGGCATAAAAAGGGGTACCTAAACgaatatataaattatgtaGTATATAGAAATGGGATGTTTCTTTTTTCAAAGCCTACTAGTACTCTAGGTCTCaaataatttctctttctttttttgactgaAGAAGGTAGaattgatatataataaatgttaGACGGTGAGTCGGTGACAACTGCTACACACAAATGAAACGGTCATGCattcatcaaaaagaaaaaaaaagaaaaaaaagaaaaaaaaagaaaaaagaaaaaaccgaAAGAGTTATGCAATACTCGCTTTCTTATATAATTCTGATGATTTAACATAACTATCAAATGCACCTATTTTCCTAACAAAATATTTGCCATATATGCTTGAGGGTTATGAATCATGATAGAGAAAGTATCCCAATtagaataatatattattatcaaTCAAACTTACATACAtagcatatatatatgtttCGATAATCAACAAgtttatcattaaaaattaaaaacattttttttttattattggaaGGATCTAAGGTTTGATTGTTGCCTATACCTAAATTTTgatatcttaatttgattataaagAATAATTATCGGAAACCGAAACCATTAGCTAAaactacctttaaaaaaaaattgtaaataataaacatataggtatattttagtttttattttacaagACAACGAAACGACATTACACACCTCTAGGCTCTAGCTGTTAATTATTTGCCTACTTTATGAGACACCAAAAGACGTTACAGTAGACAACTACTTCTACTATGTTTACATTTTTACATAGAGTCCCCCACCttgaaaaaaatagtaaaactcATTAGCTTTCTCATATTATCATATAGacatatatgtgtatatatataagggtttttttttttttttttagctatcaAATCATTCTCTTGCCGACACGACGTACTTGTCATCCCAAAGTCACGTAGTAGACTTAAGCTACGACTTGGTAAACGGTTAGCATTCCACTTTTCATAATCTATAGTATTAATACTGTGTAATTACTTACTTTTTCCCTTTCATAGTCTACAAAACTATATAAAACACCCAATAATCTTTTTTTCGAAAATACCCTAAAACATCATCCAGCTGAGTTACAGGAATCTTGGAGGGTATttagtattgttgtttaaacaatattttttagtatttaaataatattacacgtatttttatatattttttcatctatacatattttcataaaataataacaatattacTAGAAATCTCTTATCATACGAACCCTTGATTTTTTGGATTCTGTAAGTGGTTGTAACTATATAATTTACTAACCCGTCATAAATGGTAATAGTAGAAGGAAAAATATGTGGAAGAGTAAATTAATGATGGAAGTAAATTGTAATTACTATTGTTGGATTCTTTGGCAATTCTTTAATTCAAAGATCAATATGATGATCATTCTCACTGTGGTGCACATCGGTGTTTtgccacacacacaaaacacttTGACACCACGGTAGGAGTACTAGTAAAAAAGATAGATAGATTGATAAGAGAGAAGTCACATCATTATTAGATAAAATTTTTCTAGTTATAGTAACAAATTACTTGAATTAAAGAAACACGAGtgttcattttttctaattggAGAGGTCTTAATCCACCAGACAAAACAACCAACTCGACCTTTCAAATAGCTTAACCAACTTTTCTCAATCACAGTAACTCaccaaccaaaaattttaattaatttttagtttattgcaaagcaaaaaaaaaacaaatggtaAAATTGTAATTAGAGATAAGAAGAGAGGGCAAAAGTGAGCACCAACCCCACAAAAGCAACCCTCACCACAACAAAACAAAgctgaaagaaagaaagaaagaaagaaagaaacacaagtCAAAGTTCTCATTAACCTCAAAATCCTTTCAAGAACGGTAAAAAAATCCTCAAagattttataacaaatccGTGAATTCGAAAGGTAACGGAGGGCAAATCCGTCTTTTAGGGAATGTCTATAAATACCCCCTACTTCGCTTTCCAACATTTGCAAGCCTTATTGCAAAGACCCTTccttttctctatttctctctcttggcCATTTCGTCGAACACATAATCTACACCGCGTCACCGGCGAAGGTGGCCGTCAAAACCGCCGGGGAAAAAGTCCGGCGAACACCCAAAAGAGCCGGTCGAAACGGGCGTGGGCGAGACGGCGTCGTGTTTCGATGGTGTGAGTGATCGGAGgtggggaggaggaggaggaggaggaggagcatGGGGAGgggtttggtggtggtgggggtggCGGTGACCGTGGCGGTTACGGCTTGTGCTGTGGCGGCGGTGGTGGTGGGGAAGAGAGTGAAAAGTAGGAGGAAGTGGAGGAGAGTTGTGGGAGTGTTGGCTGAGCTTGAACAAGGGTGTGAGACCACGGTGGGTAGGCTTAAGCAAGTGGTGGATGCCATGGCTGTAGAGATGCACGCTGGTCTTGCCTCTGAAGGTGGCTCCAAGCTCAAAATGTTGCTCACTTTTGTTGATACGCTCCCCAATGGGTACTCTCACTTATCATATTTTTCCCACTTGGGTTTTGCTTCTTTTGGCTTTTtccttaatgggtttggttcaatttttgttctttttctggGGGGGTTGTTTCTGGGGCTTCTTCTATTGTCCACTTGAATGTTgagctaaaaaaagaaaaatgcgtTTAggattttgatatatatatatatatatctatatattttctttcttttattggaTTGATTTAATGGTTGATGGTTTTCTTTTGGTTCTCGTATGTATCAATTCCATGTTTCTTGGAATGTTGTAACTGGTTGTGGCACTGtatatttgttcaaattttggtttcattctatatttttatttttatttttgtcttttcttttttattttcaagttaaCTTCATTGGTGTTTTATTGTTACTTTGTAGCGTGTGGATTGACTTTTTTGTATAAGTTTGTTGCGAATTATTTTgctatttacttttttttaaaattcttcaaTCTAAAATATTGTCATTTCGGTTTTGTTCTTGTTTCCCTAAGAAGTATGGTCTTCTTTTGCTTGCACTTTTCCTTATTTTGCAAATTTGTTTGTTAATGTTGTTGGTGGGTTCTTCTTCTAGACAACTGATACACATGGCTTAAAGCATTGGGAtgttttaaagttattcacTTTTCAAATTATGTATAATATCTCTTATAATGTTAATCTGTCGTTTGAACATTTGACATTTTTGATTAATCAAATCTACTTTATCGGGGAATAATTTGTTCAAAAATTTGCAGATATGGTTTACAGAATCTGAGAGGCTCTTTTCCCCTTCACTTCTTTTTATATAAGTTTTATAAATGCGATAATATTGTTGCAGAATAACTGTTAAAGATTCCAAAAGTTGGAatctttttattctctcttaATCCTTTTTCCTATGTAGACGTGGTTCTACTTTTAAAATGTCACTAAAATGATTCTGCAATAATCTTTAACTcagttaaattttttgaaaatttgggggGCTTATATGGGCCCTTAAGGTGCCAGGTTTTTACTTGGTTTCGTCTAGGAAGTAACTTTGCTGGGagatttatgttttattttattaatgcaTGCTATTGTTGTTTTCGCTTCTGCATTGATTATGAAGTTTGGTTTGTTGGGATGGATGTAAAATCTTGTTCCATCAGTGTATGAGTTGTTTGTAACTAGCAAAGCTTGCACTTATTAACGTTGTAAAATTCatattggtttttgttttttttcaacaGGAGCGAGAAAGGAATTTACTATGCTCTAGATCTTGGGGGTACTAATTTTAGGGTCTTGCGAGTTCAGCTAGGAGGTCAAAGGTCTATCCTAGAACCAGATGTGGAGCGGCAACCCATTCCCCAACATTTGATGACCAGCACAAGCGAGGTCCTCAACTCTGTAACTCAAATATTGTATTAACATTAAGCATTTCTTTGAAATCTTATGACATACTATTTACTTACATTTTTGGCAAGCTAATGTGTTTTTATTGATTGCAGGATCTCTTTGATTTTATTGCTTCATTGTTAAAGGAGTTTGTTGAAAAAGAAGGAGATGTTTCGGACGCTACACTGATGAGAAGAAGGGAACTTGGATTTACGTTCTCTTTTCCTGTGAAGCAAACGTCTGTTTCAACAGGCATTTTGATTAAATGGACAAAAGGATTTGGCATTGAAGACACGGTTAGTCAGATTATATTCATGTAACTTGTACGTTGAAAGCTccataattttagaaattttgtgaAAGGCAACAGATTATTTGcttggaaaacttttttgttaatGCTGAAGTCAGTTTGAATCAGCTCTAATATCACCAAATCAATCTAAACACTGATCAAGAATAAGCATGACCTTGCTTTATGGTCTGAACATTTtgaatatcaaatttttttgatacattaTTGTAATGTGGCGTGAACAATTTTCTGGCTGTCAGGTTGGAAGAGAGGTTTCTGAATATTTAGAACAAGCAATGGCCAGAATAGGCCTAAATATGCGGGTAGCAGCACTGGTAAGCTGTCTTAGCATCCTTGTACAATTTACCTTCTCTTAATGGTGAACATTGACTTGAAATAGTGCTTTATTATGTTCTAAGTGTGTTTGCGTATTGTAATTTGCTTTAACCTGATTTGAAAGCTGGCTCACCATATGATATGCGCAAGCCTTGGCATTACATGATTTAGATTTAGTTGATGGTATTTCTTGCTTACATGTGGTATGCAGAGtttatatatttacttttgGATTGTTTGGTTAAAGCTGCAACTCCTTTAAGCTGTGTGAAAATAATTGAACgcataaagataaattttaaaaatatatatatttaaacacaACTACGCcttaattgaaaataattgaaTGCATGaagtaacccaaaaaaaaaaaaaaaatttaaacacaaCTAGACCttaatctaaaaatttaattagcTACATGAATCTGTGTTTCACTTTAAGCCCTATTGAAGGCCATAATCTTTGAGCCAAGaaattgtacataaatttaTAGTAGCTTTCGGTCAATCTTTGCCTGACGTGGTTACGTGTTTGATTTATGTCCGTTTTTCCTAGTTATACTACATAATTAATGTCTTTTGTGTTAAGTAAATTGAGATAGACTTGTGTTTGCTGGGACATTCTCAGTAATTAATATGATGGCTGTTAATACAATCATAATAGTTTCTGAGGAAGCTGTGATACACAATAGATCTTTAGAAGTTTTTAGGCCACTAATATTGACCTAAGTAGGTATTGTTTATAGCTTTCTTTTGGATATTGCTATCCTATTCCACCGTGTTAAAATATCTCAATTCTTTTAAGGGAAAACTGTCAAAAGTTAATAGCATTACTACTTATCAGAAAAAAAGGTAATATCATTACTTCTTCAGTAGACATTAACCGCCATTCTGATAGCTTTAACTCATAACATATTTTGTGCGTTATTTTTGAACATAAAGGATATTGTCCATTAAGGGAGGTCCCTGATTACCTTGCagttattcttctttttaaaatatagttatgtttattattacttttaagCGACGTGCTGAAATTAAGTGCTACATTTTTGCACAAactgaaaaaaaagaagtgattGATATTGTACGAGTCATTGATCAATAATAATAGTGGCAGGAAGATATGGTTGTTAGGATCCTAAATGATGCTATAGTGACCATTTTCAGCGTTGAAAGTTGATATCAATATCTTAGTATTGTAAAAAATCTTTTAGAGAAGTGTAGCGGCCATATGTATGTACTGCTTATGATGTGTGTTTTCTATGAATTTATGTGATGATTATGAAATATTTAGTTAAATCTAGTTAGAGTAGATTGGCTTAATCAATGTGTAGTATTATCATATAAAGATTGAACTTAGAGTGGTTTCTTGGTCAGCCGTGTATGACTTTGTGAGCTTTCCTTGTGGCTCATACAGATTTGTTCTACCATTTTTACAGAGTTTCTGTGTCAGACAGTGGATATGAGGATATCTCATTATgataacaacatatttttaaTCCTCTGATCTAATTATTTTGAGCAATTTTCCCCTTCAACTCATCCTCAAGCTTACTGGGCTTAGGCCCAtcttagtgtgtgtttgggaagcaatgaaaattataaattatttcactattcagcttatttttgctactattcatgggccccactgcactttttggtagtATTCATGGGctctactgtactatttcaactacttttttcttttatttatagtaatttcagcaataagttttcagttttagcaaaataaacggtgtccaaacagacccttagtgtTTGTGTGTAAACCATCAATCTAGGCACTTCTAAATTCTAAACTATTTAATGACATGCATGTGTAAGAACATGCAATGTGACATGTaattggtttgtgtttgtttacATCTCAAGTCACTTGTGCAACTATAGCACTTagattttgtgcataattttatttatgttcttaAGCAGGTTAATGATACAGTGGGAACTTTAGCTCTTGGACATTATCATGATCCAGACACTATTGCTGCAGTTATAATTGGAACAGGTACAAATGCCTGTTATTTGGAGCGGACAGATGCAATCATTAAGTGTCAAGGGCTTCTTACAACTTCTGGAGGCATGGTATCCTTTCTTTATGTCTCTAGACAGACATCATCAGATTTTTTATCTGATGAATTGATTTACtttgttatatatttgtaaacATCGACCCATCTTCATTTGCATCAGGTTGTCAACATGGAATGGGGAAATTTCTGGTCATCCCATTTACCAAGAACTTCTTATGACATCGAGCTAGATGCTGATAGCCCTAATCCAAATGATCAGGTTAGGTTTGGTTGCTTTCCCAGTTACCATTACTGTTAATGTTTGGGGATTAAAtcaaatttatgatattttgtgCAGGGCTTTGAGAAAATGATATCAGGAATGTATCTTGGTGACATTGTGAGGAGAGTAATTCTGAGGATGTCACATGAGGCAGATATATTCGGAGATGCTCTTCCAAAGTTATCAATGCCCTTTATTTtgaggttctctctctctctctctctctctctctctctcatatgcaCAACAATGTATGCAGatacaaatatatttgcatTTGTGTTGCTCACATGAGACTCTTGCTATGTTGTGCTTTCAATCCTGCTTCCTGTTGACTCCTAATTCTATATAAAGATGCAAGTTTAGCTTCCTAAAATATTAAGTGTAGAGTCTGATACTAGAATACCATAGCAAATCTTGggtagtaaaaaataaaatgaggaTCTCCTCAAGcataatgtttttgttttgtctgTGTGCATaggtaaaatttttatgtttgcTTGATGTTATTTCATTTGGCTTGATGGTATTTTTATCATGACTATTGATGTTTTGTATCTCTGCTAGAAAAGGATTAATTGTGTTTTGacatttattgtaatttaatgTCTAGGCATCAGATGTAATAGTGACCTTATAGAAATATGTACAGCTAAGTACATATGCATTTGCATTTGGAGATTGTGAGAATGTGAGAATGTGAAGGAGTGTTTGAAAAAATCTGCGAGGTGCTTTAGATGGAGGAACAATGAATTGAATTGTATCGGGAAGGAATAATGATATAGTTAAACATTTAAAAGCCTGTTAATCAGAACCAGATTTGTTACTCCTAGGAGCTAAAggcaagttgaaaataataatgatattaCATAAGCATACAATTACATGTGCCTAAACTAGGATTCCTTGATATTCAGCAtattcttttgcatttatttgcAGGATTGTTATGCTTGTAATACAGTTTAATGCCTTCTGAACACTCAATTAATGCAACAGGTTATAACTTTGTTCCCTTTTTCGTTTCAGGACACCATTGATGGCTGAGATGCATGAGGATGACTCTCCTGAGTTGACAGAAGTAGCAAGAATCTTGAAAGACACATTGGAGGTAGACACAACTATTCCATTCAGTTTTCCTGTTTCCTGGTTGAATAATTATcctcaaatgaataaattggTTCTTTGATAATGTGTTTATTCGATGGGCTTTTGTCATTTCAGATTCCTGATGTCCCTTTAAAGGTTAGAAAGCTCGTTGTAAAGGTATGTGATGTGGTGACTCGTAGGGCTGCCCGATTGGCAGCTGCTGGTATTGTAGGTATCTTGAAAAAGATCGGCCGGGATGGAAGTGGTGGGATCACGGGTGGGAGGAGTAGAAGTgatattaaaatgaaaagaacagtTGTTGCGATTGAAGGGGGTTTATATACAAGCTATACAATGTTTAGGGAATACTTGCATGAAGCCATGAAAGAAATATTGGGGGAAGAAGCTGCTCAACATGTCACTCTTATGGTCACAGAAGATGGATCAGGCGTTGGAGCAGCTCTCCTTGCCGCGACACATTCATCTGACCCTGTGGATAACGTACAGTtgctataaatatatatatatatattattcatatatatacatatagccCCTGTAAATGTAGAATTCATTTTCCATATCTTCTTGTATAAAGGGAAGGATTgtccatatatattttttttcttggtgaaATTTCCatcaatttataatttgatgcTGGCAATGTGAAAATGGTGTTCTTTACAAAGAATTCCTCTTCCAAGTTTTTATTCCGAGTAATTCATATTTCATTTCCAAATGTTCAGTAATGGGGCATTTGAGTTTGAAACAAAAGGTGATGTTATGCCAATTTGAGATTAATAATCCTCACCTGGGGTGATTCTCAACTGTTGACATTTTGATCCAGTTTCGTAAGGGACATCTCAGTCTCACACACAAGTATATAATATAAGCAAAGTTATTAGGTCTCCAATGCAACACGTTGAATGTTGTCAACCCCAGATCACCAAAAAAGAAACGAAAAGAGATTGCGTAAGAAAACCCATTTAAagctactctctctctctctctctctctctctctctatctatgGAAGCTTCTATGAATAGGTGGGAATTGAATTCTGATGAAGAAAAATATCTGAAAGGTATAGAGTTGTCATATAAACATGATAGGCCGGCGACAATCGAAAATGCCAATTCTTTCCGAGGGGAACAGTGCAATGCATGTTACGAATGTAGTATTACTTTTGTGCACGTCACTCGAAACTACATTACTTTTGTGCACGTCAATCGAAACTATATTACTCCTATCCGCTCTTAATTACTCTTATTGTCTCactttatttatcttatttgaaaaagtcaaatttttagaaaaatattatcttatctgctttataaaaatatataaatttataaaattactcttaaataaatttatcaattttttaaaaaaagagttattcttaatgaggcaactaaaaagTTGCCTcaattagatttatttatttttaaatattagttaattttcttttcaaatagttttaaaaataaagtaaggGTATCATAGAAACATTGgtaaattattaacctttatttttagaaacaagacAATATTTTTGGACATTCCAAAATAgaatagataacaaataaagTGGGGCGGAGGGAGTACTATATTGTGAAACCCATTAGGACTTTTCATTTGCTCTTTGTACCACTTCGGCAATGAGGTTTAAACTATCCAGCCACAATATAAAGTAATTAAGACAATGTTTAGAccctaacaaaaaaagaaaaaaaaaagacaatgttTAGACCATGCTtgcattcaaaaattattttgttaagcATTTTACATATGCATCATCTCTCTCATGACATATATACGAGTCCCATATGATTATGAGAACCATatgtaagaaaaaaagatattttgtattttgtattacATGTATATATAACATGGGTTCAGTTAATGTATACATTAATCATCCATTTTAGAAAACTttctatgaaaaattaaaaaaatttagtcattttttcattttccaataaatagttttctaaaatggtttGTTAATAGATACCCTAAAGACATATGATAGTGAAACCCATATAACATATCTCCTTTACTAGtttaatacaaaaaaagaagaagaagtcttTCATATAGGGGTGGACTCTACAAACATAGGACTCACCCTCAtaagatagattttttttatttatattcccTTACACTAAAGGGTTGTGTTTATTACACATAAACTATTACACACGAATTGAAATcgtgattttaaatttaaaaatcgTGACTTCAAATCATGGTTTCAGTTTAAAAATGAAGTGAGTAAAATTGTGCAACAAATATTATCCTTACACCAAATTCCACCTTGAAAGGGGGTGTATATAGTTTGAGCAAgatttatatatagtatttaagtgctattttttaggtttttcttttaaaattttgtcatgtgaattttttcttatgggatagaagtgtattttttagttaagtagccacatgatTAAATCTTAAGatgaaaatctaaaaaatagcacctaaaatattatacttaaattttgtccatataATT
This region includes:
- the LOC142608016 gene encoding hexokinase-3, with product MGRGLVVVGVAVTVAVTACAVAAVVVGKRVKSRRKWRRVVGVLAELEQGCETTVGRLKQVVDAMAVEMHAGLASEGGSKLKMLLTFVDTLPNGSEKGIYYALDLGGTNFRVLRVQLGGQRSILEPDVERQPIPQHLMTSTSEDLFDFIASLLKEFVEKEGDVSDATLMRRRELGFTFSFPVKQTSVSTGILIKWTKGFGIEDTVGREVSEYLEQAMARIGLNMRVAALVNDTVGTLALGHYHDPDTIAAVIIGTGTNACYLERTDAIIKCQGLLTTSGGMVVNMEWGNFWSSHLPRTSYDIELDADSPNPNDQGFEKMISGMYLGDIVRRVILRMSHEADIFGDALPKLSMPFILRTPLMAEMHEDDSPELTEVARILKDTLEIPDVPLKVRKLVVKVCDVVTRRAARLAAAGIVGILKKIGRDGSGGITGGRSRSDIKMKRTVVAIEGGLYTSYTMFREYLHEAMKEILGEEAAQHVTLMVTEDGSGVGAALLAATHSSDPVDNVQLL